One region of Elusimicrobiota bacterium genomic DNA includes:
- the glnB_2 gene encoding Nitrogen regulatory protein P-II: MKLITAIIQPDRLDLVREALIAAEISRITVSRVSGHGRGVDEELYRGQVVAPNLIPKIRLEIACNDEFVEVACNAIIKAARHGDGKIGDGKIFVTPLEQCIRIRTGERGGSAI; encoded by the coding sequence ATGAAACTTATTACAGCTATTATTCAACCCGATCGTTTGGATTTGGTTCGGGAAGCTCTTATCGCAGCTGAAATTTCGAGAATTACCGTGAGCCGCGTGTCAGGCCATGGTCGGGGAGTGGATGAGGAACTGTATCGAGGGCAGGTGGTCGCCCCGAACCTGATTCCAAAAATCCGCCTTGAGATTGCCTGCAATGACGAATTCGTTGAAGTGGCCTGCAACGCCATTATCAAAGCAGCTCGTCATGGCGATGGGAAAATTGGGGATGGAAAAATATTCGTTACACCGCTGGAGCAATGTATTCGTATTCGAACTGGTGAACGCGGAGGAAGCGCTATTTAA
- the cusA_2 gene encoding Cation efflux system protein CusA — MIEKIIAYSARNKYLVVLLTLVSVLAAVYCMKHVPLDAIPDLSDTQVIVYSRWDRSPDIIEDQVTYPIVTALLGTPRIKTIRGFSDFGFSYVYVIFQDGTDSYWARSRVLEYLSKIQSKLPEGVKTELGPDATGVGWVYQYALVDKTGQHDLASLRSFQDWTLRYWLQAVPGVSEVASIGGFQKQYQVNVDPNALASYNISLTKVVEAVRQGNNDVGGRLVEFSGAEYMVRGRGYAKSVRDIENIVVGKSMNGTPVLVRNIAQVALGPDIRRGVSDLDGEGDTVGGIVIMRHGENALNVIRRIKEKIKEITPSLPNGVEIVTTYDRSGLIEQAIETLKHELIVEMIIVSLVILFFLWHIPSATIPIITIPVSVVLAFIPMYFLGVTTNIMSLAGIAISIGVLVDGAIVEVENAYKRLEEWNEAGRPGDFHEVRLKSLQEVGPSVFFSLLVIAVAFMPVFTLVDQEGRLFKPLAYTKNLAMAIAAVLAVTLDPAIRMMFARMDPYLFKPKWLSSVVNAMVVGKYYPEEKHPVSRVLFRIYEPICLWTLRHKKKVVSVGAFFGLWAVWNLIAIFANVRLPGTLVRGYEFMPPLYEGNLLYMPTTLPGISVTEAQKLMQAQDQILMSFPEVERVFGKAGRAETATDPAPFSMMETTVLLKPKEMWRKGMTKDLLIDEMDKALRFPGVTNAWTMPIKNRIDMLSTGIRTPVGIKVMGSDLEQLEKIGLQLEGVLRDVKGTRSVFAERAAGGYFLDFTLRRDALARHGLSIDDVNMILMSAIGGETVTTTVEGRERYTVSVRYARELRDNLSKLRRVLVPTMSGAHLPLNELADIELKTGPSMIRNENGLLASYVYIDVVGRDIGGYVNEAKALVARQLQIPSGTSLVWSGQYENMLRVRERLNIVLPITLFLIWMLIYMNTKSGFKTAMVLLAVPFSAIGAVIFLYLLNYNISIAVWVGIIALLGLDAETGVFMLLFLDLSYDEAVQKGRMKNQDDLRSAVIHGAVKRIRPKMMTVCAAMMGLVPIMFSMGAGSDMMKRVVAPMIGGLVTSFILELLIYPPIYAMWREKELKMPSS; from the coding sequence ATGATTGAAAAAATCATCGCCTATTCGGCCCGTAACAAATATTTGGTGGTGTTGCTCACTTTGGTGTCGGTATTGGCCGCCGTTTATTGCATGAAGCATGTTCCTTTGGACGCCATTCCCGACCTGTCTGATACCCAGGTTATTGTTTATTCGCGTTGGGACCGAAGCCCTGACATCATTGAAGACCAAGTCACCTATCCCATTGTAACCGCCCTTCTCGGAACCCCCCGAATTAAAACGATCCGTGGTTTTTCAGATTTTGGTTTTTCATATGTCTACGTGATTTTTCAGGACGGAACTGATTCCTATTGGGCCCGAAGCCGCGTGTTGGAATATTTGTCCAAAATTCAATCCAAGCTGCCGGAGGGGGTCAAAACTGAATTGGGTCCCGATGCGACGGGAGTGGGATGGGTCTATCAATATGCGTTGGTGGATAAAACCGGGCAACATGATTTGGCCAGTTTGCGGAGTTTTCAGGATTGGACGCTTCGTTATTGGCTCCAAGCCGTTCCCGGTGTCTCTGAAGTGGCGTCGATTGGAGGTTTTCAAAAACAATATCAAGTGAACGTGGATCCCAACGCTTTGGCTTCCTACAACATCTCACTGACCAAAGTGGTGGAGGCCGTCCGGCAAGGAAACAACGACGTGGGAGGCCGTCTGGTCGAATTTTCTGGAGCCGAATATATGGTGCGGGGTCGTGGCTATGCCAAATCGGTCAGAGATATTGAAAATATTGTGGTGGGTAAATCCATGAACGGCACACCCGTGTTGGTCCGAAATATCGCGCAGGTGGCTTTGGGGCCCGATATCCGGCGAGGAGTCTCTGATTTGGACGGAGAGGGTGACACGGTGGGTGGGATCGTGATCATGCGTCACGGAGAAAATGCGTTGAATGTGATCCGTAGGATCAAGGAAAAAATAAAAGAGATCACGCCTTCTCTGCCCAACGGAGTTGAAATTGTGACCACCTATGATCGGTCGGGTCTCATCGAACAGGCGATAGAAACTTTAAAACATGAATTGATTGTGGAAATGATTATCGTTAGTTTGGTGATCCTTTTTTTTCTTTGGCACATTCCTTCCGCGACCATTCCCATCATCACCATTCCCGTTTCAGTGGTGTTGGCCTTTATCCCGATGTATTTTTTGGGGGTCACCACCAACATCATGTCTTTGGCGGGAATCGCCATTTCGATTGGGGTGTTGGTGGATGGGGCCATTGTCGAAGTTGAAAATGCCTATAAACGCTTGGAAGAGTGGAACGAAGCCGGCCGACCGGGCGATTTTCATGAAGTTCGGCTTAAGTCATTGCAAGAGGTGGGACCTTCGGTTTTCTTTTCACTTTTGGTTATTGCCGTGGCCTTTATGCCTGTTTTCACCTTGGTGGATCAAGAAGGCCGTCTTTTTAAGCCTCTCGCCTACACCAAAAATTTGGCCATGGCGATTGCGGCGGTCCTGGCGGTGACGTTGGACCCGGCCATCCGAATGATGTTTGCTCGAATGGATCCCTATCTATTTAAACCAAAATGGCTGTCTTCAGTGGTGAACGCCATGGTGGTTGGAAAATATTACCCAGAAGAAAAACATCCTGTCAGTCGTGTTTTGTTCCGCATTTATGAACCCATTTGTCTATGGACTCTGCGACACAAAAAAAAAGTGGTGAGTGTTGGGGCGTTCTTCGGTTTGTGGGCCGTTTGGAACTTGATCGCTATTTTCGCCAATGTTCGTTTGCCCGGCACTTTGGTGCGGGGATATGAATTCATGCCCCCACTTTATGAGGGAAATTTACTCTATATGCCGACCACTTTGCCCGGGATTTCGGTGACAGAGGCCCAAAAGCTTATGCAAGCACAAGATCAGATTCTCATGAGTTTTCCTGAAGTTGAACGGGTGTTTGGTAAGGCGGGTCGGGCTGAAACGGCGACCGACCCCGCCCCCTTCTCTATGATGGAAACAACCGTACTCCTCAAACCCAAGGAAATGTGGCGAAAAGGAATGACCAAAGACTTGTTGATCGATGAAATGGACAAGGCCTTGCGGTTTCCCGGTGTCACCAATGCTTGGACAATGCCAATCAAAAATCGCATTGATATGCTTTCCACTGGTATTCGCACACCGGTGGGGATCAAGGTGATGGGCTCTGATTTAGAGCAACTCGAAAAAATTGGTCTACAACTCGAAGGAGTTCTTCGTGATGTGAAAGGAACGCGCAGTGTGTTTGCCGAACGGGCCGCTGGCGGTTATTTCCTTGATTTCACTCTTCGCCGCGACGCGTTGGCCCGTCATGGGCTTTCCATTGATGACGTAAATATGATTCTCATGTCGGCGATTGGGGGCGAAACGGTCACCACCACTGTTGAAGGGAGAGAACGTTATACTGTGAGCGTTCGATACGCGCGTGAACTTAGAGACAACCTCTCGAAATTAAGAAGGGTGTTGGTCCCCACCATGTCGGGGGCCCATCTTCCGCTCAACGAATTGGCGGACATTGAGCTCAAAACCGGTCCATCCATGATTCGCAACGAAAATGGGTTGTTGGCCAGTTACGTCTATATCGATGTGGTGGGTCGAGATATTGGGGGGTATGTCAATGAGGCCAAGGCGCTCGTCGCAAGACAACTTCAGATTCCTTCTGGAACTTCATTGGTTTGGAGTGGTCAGTATGAAAACATGTTGCGGGTGCGCGAGCGGTTGAACATTGTGTTACCCATCACCCTCTTTTTAATTTGGATGTTGATCTACATGAACACCAAGTCGGGTTTTAAAACAGCGATGGTTCTTCTGGCTGTTCCTTTTTCCGCGATAGGGGCGGTGATTTTCTTGTATTTATTGAACTACAACATATCGATTGCGGTGTGGGTGGGCATTATCGCCTTGCTTGGATTGGATGCCGAGACAGGCGTCTTCATGCTTTTGTTTTTAGATCTCTCCTACGATGAAGCCGTTCAGAAAGGCCGCATGAAAAACCAGGATGATTTGAGATCCGCGGTGATTCACGGCGCCGTCAAACGGATTCGACCCAAAATGATGACCGTGTGCGCCGCCATGATGGGGCTTGTTCCCATCATGTTCTCCATGGGGGCGGGATCGGACATGATGAAACGTGTGGTGGCTCCCATGATTGGGGGGTTGGTCACGAGTTTTATTTTGGAGCTTTTGATTTATCCACCGATTTACGCGATGTGGCGAGAGAAAGAATTAAAGATGCCGTCCTCTTGA
- the phrA gene encoding Deoxyribodipyrimidine photo-lyase, with the protein MNSKRTALVWFRNDLRLSDNPALTAAIKTGASIVPVFIWAPEEEGNWPPGAASQWWLHHSLNKLGAALQSLGSRLIVRQGPSLLCLQKLIRETQAKSVFWNTRYEPYAIARDTKIIKKLQAEGIKTDNFNGSLLFDPSLVRTMEGRPYQVFTPFWRSCISRPPPRAPLPFPKTLSAPNKWPASLTLDDLGLLPKIHWDKGWMERWQPGEKGAQKTLKKFLRINENYAVARNIPSQLGTSRLSPHLHFGEISPHQIWNQINKTSDFLRELGWREFAHHLMFHFPDTPNKPLRKKFEKFPWRSNKELLKAWQYGTTGFPLIDAGMRELWQTGWMHNRVRMIVASFLVKDLRISWTEGARWFWDTLVDADLANNTLGWQWSAGCGADAAPYFRIFNPMSQTKKFDPNHAYIQQWVPEYGTARYPKPIVDHAQSRVEALRIFRTLP; encoded by the coding sequence TTGAATTCTAAAAGAACCGCGCTTGTTTGGTTCCGGAACGATCTCAGACTTTCCGATAACCCGGCTCTAACAGCGGCCATAAAAACGGGGGCATCCATTGTCCCCGTTTTTATTTGGGCCCCTGAGGAGGAAGGAAACTGGCCCCCAGGCGCAGCCTCCCAATGGTGGCTCCATCACTCTCTCAACAAACTAGGCGCAGCCTTACAATCATTGGGATCACGCTTGATTGTCAGACAAGGTCCCAGCCTTCTTTGCCTTCAAAAACTGATTCGTGAAACTCAGGCCAAATCAGTTTTTTGGAACACTCGCTATGAACCTTATGCAATTGCGAGAGACACAAAAATAATTAAAAAACTTCAGGCGGAAGGAATAAAGACAGACAACTTCAACGGGTCTCTTCTCTTTGACCCCTCCCTGGTACGCACAATGGAAGGCCGTCCCTATCAAGTGTTCACACCCTTCTGGAGAAGCTGTATCAGCAGGCCCCCTCCCCGAGCGCCCCTCCCGTTTCCCAAAACTTTATCAGCCCCCAACAAATGGCCCGCCTCCCTCACGTTGGACGATCTCGGCCTGCTTCCAAAAATTCATTGGGACAAGGGATGGATGGAGAGGTGGCAACCCGGAGAAAAGGGCGCGCAAAAAACACTCAAGAAATTCTTACGAATCAACGAGAATTACGCCGTGGCGCGCAACATCCCCAGTCAGCTAGGGACCTCGCGCCTCTCGCCGCATCTACATTTTGGAGAAATCAGCCCCCACCAGATTTGGAACCAAATCAACAAAACCTCAGATTTTTTAAGAGAATTGGGGTGGCGGGAATTTGCGCACCATTTGATGTTTCACTTCCCAGACACGCCCAACAAACCGCTGCGTAAAAAATTTGAAAAGTTTCCTTGGCGGTCAAACAAAGAACTTCTCAAAGCATGGCAATACGGAACCACCGGATTTCCCTTGATTGATGCGGGAATGCGAGAGTTGTGGCAGACCGGATGGATGCACAATCGAGTGCGCATGATTGTGGCCAGTTTTTTGGTGAAGGATTTACGAATTTCTTGGACCGAAGGAGCTCGTTGGTTTTGGGACACGCTTGTCGACGCGGATTTGGCCAACAACACATTGGGCTGGCAATGGAGCGCTGGCTGCGGAGCCGACGCCGCCCCTTACTTTCGAATCTTCAACCCCATGAGCCAAACCAAAAAATTTGATCCCAATCATGCCTACATTCAACAATGGGTCCCTGAATATGGAACTGCCCGTTATCCCAAACCCATCGTGGATCATGCCCAATCCCGCGTTGAAGCCCTGCGCATATTCAGGACGCTTCCTTAA
- the lemA gene encoding Protein LemA, with amino-acid sequence MKKGLIVVLALFGVLVVAAWSLLVGPRNRFVTAEEQIKASWSQVENVMQRRSDLIPNLVNTVKGYAKQEKEIFVQIAEARSKLAGAQSVPDKISANQGLDSALSRLLVVIERYPDLKSNQNFMALQDELAGTENRIAVERMRYNEALRNYNVMVRHFPSNIAARVFGFSAKEEYFEATPASKENPKVEF; translated from the coding sequence ATGAAAAAAGGACTCATTGTCGTTTTGGCGCTCTTCGGAGTGTTGGTCGTGGCCGCTTGGAGTTTGTTGGTGGGGCCGAGAAACCGTTTTGTGACGGCAGAAGAACAAATCAAGGCCAGCTGGTCGCAAGTTGAAAATGTGATGCAACGCCGATCGGACCTGATTCCGAATTTGGTGAATACCGTCAAGGGTTATGCCAAACAGGAAAAAGAAATTTTCGTTCAAATTGCTGAAGCCCGCTCGAAATTGGCAGGCGCCCAATCTGTCCCTGACAAAATTTCCGCCAACCAAGGACTCGACAGCGCTTTGTCCCGACTGTTGGTGGTCATTGAACGTTACCCAGATCTCAAATCCAATCAAAACTTTATGGCCTTACAAGACGAACTGGCCGGGACTGAAAACCGCATTGCGGTCGAGCGCATGCGTTATAACGAAGCGCTTCGAAACTACAACGTCATGGTGAGACATTTCCCCAGCAATATCGCGGCACGGGTGTTTGGATTCTCCGCAAAAGAAGAATATTTCGAAGCCACTCCAGCGTCCAAAGAAAACCCTAAAGTTGAATTCTAA